A single genomic interval of Halomonas sp. GT harbors:
- a CDS encoding LysR family transcriptional regulator: protein MLNQRALTYLNEVIRRGSLRRAAAHLNVDASAVSRQLKALEEELDTQLCERHGRGMRATAAGQLLVHHFHAQRASEEAVLSQLMALQSLAKGEVRIAVGEGFIADLIAAPLGTFMSAFDGIKVEIRMAGVNEAMSLLQDREVDIALLYAPPVDPQLFCHVETRQPLDVIVPPNHPLSDLNRPVTLHDLKEWPLALMDNPFGMRQMVNMVAHQERIHLEARLHTNSVSVLKNFVRSGIGVTFMPELTVADEIERGEIFTLPMQYPVMNGTRAQIVSLKGQELPVASITCINHLHKGMRFFSADAPRLLQ, encoded by the coding sequence ATGCTTAACCAGCGTGCATTAACCTACCTCAATGAAGTGATTCGGCGCGGCTCGCTCAGGCGTGCCGCCGCCCACCTGAATGTCGATGCCTCTGCCGTTAGCCGCCAACTAAAAGCATTAGAAGAAGAACTGGATACCCAGCTATGCGAGCGGCACGGAAGAGGGATGCGTGCCACCGCAGCGGGCCAGCTACTGGTGCACCATTTTCATGCCCAGCGGGCTTCAGAAGAAGCGGTGCTCTCCCAACTAATGGCACTTCAAAGTCTAGCGAAAGGGGAAGTTCGCATTGCCGTGGGAGAAGGGTTTATTGCTGACCTGATCGCCGCACCGTTAGGCACTTTTATGTCAGCGTTTGACGGTATCAAAGTTGAAATCCGCATGGCGGGTGTCAACGAAGCGATGTCGTTACTCCAAGATCGCGAGGTGGATATAGCGCTACTTTATGCACCGCCGGTAGACCCGCAACTTTTCTGCCACGTGGAAACGCGCCAGCCGCTCGATGTCATTGTACCCCCCAATCACCCACTAAGTGATCTTAACCGCCCGGTAACACTGCATGACTTAAAGGAGTGGCCTCTGGCGTTAATGGACAATCCTTTTGGTATGCGGCAAATGGTTAATATGGTGGCTCACCAGGAGCGTATTCATCTTGAAGCACGCCTGCATACAAACTCTGTTTCGGTGTTAAAGAACTTCGTCCGCTCAGGCATCGGCGTTACGTTTATGCCCGAACTCACCGTAGCGGATGAGATTGAGCGCGGTGAGATCTTCACACTCCCCATGCAGTACCCGGTGATGAACGGTACGCGGGCACAAATTGTTAGCCTGAAAGGACAGGAACTCCCAGTCGCTTCAATCACTTGCATCAATCATTTGCACAAAGGCATGCGCTTTTTCTCCGCCGACGCACCACGACTGTTGCAATAA
- the dctP gene encoding TRAP transporter substrate-binding protein DctP produces the protein MYPPKLSQYFSPKQLISACLVGSALMAGNALAATTINLSYNGAPDPEKNAVHVFAENLKALVDEKTDGEIQLKLYPNSMLGEEEERMEQTMNTPMLNVASFAGVSPLVDEIFVSAIPFLFDDFSAAHTFFDEGEYWQEVSNALQERAGIDMLAVVEEGGFLAFTNNERPISHPDDFEGLRFRAMDPSQVALYEAFGASGTPIPWTETYMALRTGVADGQMNPPMYIILGSLYEVQDYLTLANIQYSDQFLVGNSDMIAGWDDELRSAFMEAVSEANHNAREHNEEQVEARIAYLEEQGMEVIRPSEEELAAFREIGQPAYLEWLGERDIEQRWIDMALEDAGMSELLD, from the coding sequence ATGTACCCACCAAAATTGAGCCAATACTTTTCGCCTAAACAGCTTATTTCCGCGTGCCTAGTAGGCTCTGCTTTGATGGCAGGGAACGCGCTTGCAGCGACTACGATTAATCTAAGTTACAACGGTGCCCCAGACCCCGAAAAGAATGCTGTCCACGTCTTTGCAGAGAATCTTAAAGCGTTGGTAGACGAAAAAACTGACGGTGAGATCCAGCTCAAGCTCTATCCGAATAGCATGCTCGGCGAAGAAGAGGAGCGCATGGAACAAACCATGAATACGCCCATGCTCAATGTGGCGTCATTTGCGGGTGTCTCTCCTCTTGTTGATGAAATCTTCGTTAGCGCTATTCCGTTTCTGTTCGACGATTTTTCTGCAGCTCACACTTTCTTCGATGAGGGTGAGTATTGGCAGGAAGTCAGCAACGCTCTGCAGGAGCGTGCCGGTATCGATATGCTAGCCGTTGTGGAAGAGGGCGGCTTTTTGGCGTTCACCAATAACGAAAGGCCGATCAGCCACCCTGACGACTTCGAAGGACTCCGCTTCCGCGCCATGGACCCTAGCCAAGTCGCTCTGTATGAGGCCTTCGGCGCCTCCGGCACTCCCATCCCCTGGACAGAGACCTATATGGCACTGCGCACCGGGGTGGCAGACGGCCAAATGAACCCGCCGATGTATATCATCTTGGGCAGCCTTTACGAAGTGCAGGACTACCTGACCCTTGCCAATATCCAGTACTCCGACCAGTTCCTGGTAGGCAACAGCGACATGATCGCGGGTTGGGATGATGAGCTTCGCAGCGCCTTTATGGAAGCCGTCTCCGAAGCTAATCACAATGCCCGTGAGCACAATGAGGAGCAAGTAGAGGCGCGTATCGCCTATTTGGAAGAGCAAGGCATGGAAGTAATTCGCCCCTCTGAAGAAGAGCTGGCCGCTTTCCGCGAAATCGGCCAGCCTGCCTACCTTGAGTGGCTTGGTGAGCGTGATATCGAGCAGCGCTGGATCGATATGGCGTTGGAAGATGCAGGCATGAGCGAACTGCTCGACTAA
- a CDS encoding TRAP transporter small permease, with translation MFNTLRSRLLAISRPVTLTLAGALLSLNVAAILFGVFARYIAGGAPIWTDELSRFLIIATVMLAAGAVWSEGEHMRVGLLEKRLPAPFARLLNVYQWLLTLLIAAGGAWVSYRYALSVSMFTTSGLGISRTVPLLSLPIGFLLLAWHVLLYGPAPLKTIEDDL, from the coding sequence ATGTTTAATACGCTTCGATCCCGTCTTTTAGCGATCAGCCGCCCTGTTACCTTAACCCTGGCGGGCGCACTGTTATCGCTCAATGTTGCGGCCATTCTGTTTGGGGTGTTTGCACGCTACATCGCTGGTGGCGCGCCTATCTGGACAGATGAGCTTTCACGTTTCTTAATCATCGCCACCGTGATGCTCGCGGCTGGCGCTGTCTGGTCTGAAGGAGAACATATGCGCGTTGGCCTGTTAGAGAAACGACTGCCCGCCCCCTTTGCTCGCTTGCTAAACGTGTACCAATGGTTACTCACCCTGCTAATTGCAGCGGGGGGTGCATGGGTTAGCTATCGCTATGCGCTATCGGTCAGCATGTTTACCACCTCTGGGCTCGGCATTAGCCGCACGGTGCCACTGCTCTCGCTACCTATTGGCTTTTTGCTACTAGCTTGGCATGTGCTTCTCTATGGCCCTGCGCCACTCAAGACCATCGAGGACGACCTATGA
- a CDS encoding TRAP transporter large permease, with translation MIVTMLVVFLGHVLLGLPLFIALLTTAIVGFLFVDPSMIPRMLPQQFFGGINVFSLMAIPLFIFAGNLMNVSGLTERLMGLARLMVGHLRGGMGHVNVVSSVFFAGVNGSAVADTSALGSLLVPAMEKEGYSRAFAAGLTAGSSLIGPIIPPSIFMILYASLTNTSVGDLFLAGVVPGLLLGVAFMGMNAWYAWRHRLPKSGQLPPLSQLGVAFVAALPALIAPFIIVAGIVLGFVTPTESGALTALYVALCGVVLGGLRFKECWKAIVDTARLTSAIFLIMAASATISWLLSYAQVPAQFVSLLSPYIDNAVVILLLLSAITFITGMFMEEVSALMLLTPIFTPVAMMAGIDPIHLGVIITLNITIALITPPLGACVFVAAAVSRLEIVSLFRTIWPFVLTAIAVLILLILFPPLTLWLPTQFR, from the coding sequence ATGATTGTCACTATGCTGGTTGTTTTCCTGGGCCACGTCTTGCTTGGGCTTCCTCTGTTTATCGCCCTGCTTACCACCGCAATAGTCGGCTTTTTGTTTGTCGACCCCTCAATGATTCCACGCATGCTGCCCCAGCAATTCTTTGGTGGTATCAATGTATTCTCCTTGATGGCGATTCCGTTATTTATCTTCGCTGGCAACCTGATGAACGTCAGCGGCTTAACCGAACGCTTGATGGGGCTCGCCCGCCTGATGGTAGGGCATTTGCGGGGCGGCATGGGTCACGTCAATGTGGTGTCGAGCGTATTCTTCGCGGGTGTTAATGGCTCAGCAGTGGCGGACACCTCGGCACTTGGGTCGCTGTTAGTGCCTGCCATGGAGAAAGAGGGCTACTCACGAGCCTTTGCCGCTGGGTTGACCGCAGGTAGCTCGTTGATCGGCCCGATTATTCCACCCAGTATCTTTATGATCCTCTACGCCTCACTGACCAACACCTCAGTCGGCGATCTATTTCTGGCGGGCGTTGTGCCAGGGCTACTGCTGGGGGTTGCCTTTATGGGCATGAACGCTTGGTATGCCTGGCGCCATCGGTTACCCAAAAGTGGCCAGTTGCCCCCGCTCAGCCAACTTGGCGTAGCCTTCGTAGCCGCTCTGCCTGCACTTATTGCCCCTTTTATTATTGTTGCTGGCATCGTGCTGGGCTTCGTGACGCCAACAGAGTCAGGCGCATTAACAGCGCTGTACGTCGCGTTGTGCGGGGTCGTGTTGGGAGGATTGCGTTTTAAAGAGTGCTGGAAAGCTATCGTCGATACGGCACGCTTAACCTCGGCGATTTTTCTGATTATGGCCGCCTCAGCGACAATTAGCTGGTTACTCTCCTATGCGCAAGTGCCCGCGCAATTTGTCTCGCTGTTATCTCCTTACATAGACAACGCAGTAGTGATTCTACTGTTACTGAGTGCCATTACCTTTATAACGGGCATGTTTATGGAAGAGGTGTCAGCGTTGATGCTACTGACGCCTATCTTTACGCCAGTGGCTATGATGGCGGGTATCGACCCCATTCACCTGGGCGTCATCATCACGCTTAACATTACCATCGCGTTAATCACTCCGCCGCTGGGTGCATGCGTGTTTGTCGCCGCCGCGGTCAGTCGGCTTGAGATAGTGTCGCTGTTCAGAACCATTTGGCCCTTTGTACTGACAGCGATTGCGGTGCTTATTCTACTCATCCTGTTTCCGCCACTAACGCTTTGGCTTCCTACACAGTTTAGATAG
- a CDS encoding M15 family metallopeptidase — protein MMPLNTLLKALPPLPSHLAPNWEQLRRTSIEDNGERLVPMSLAPAPISVFPAYARLGIPGAVPECFVRESVYRALLAAARSLPEGIGLIVLDGWRPWRVQQYLFDTLHEAIQQHQPGLSEAELLERTREFVSVPSRDPLAPSPHLTGGAVDVTLCDADGLPLDMGTLFDEAIPASHSDYFERLETLTPQQVNARDHRRLLYHTMQQQGFTNLPSEWWHFDYGDQLWAYYGSHQQAHYGPAELDTIENRWRRQL, from the coding sequence ATGATGCCTTTGAACACACTATTGAAGGCCTTGCCGCCTCTACCCAGCCACCTAGCTCCAAACTGGGAACAGCTACGCCGAACATCTATTGAAGATAACGGTGAGCGCTTGGTGCCAATGAGCCTCGCCCCCGCACCGATTAGCGTATTCCCCGCCTATGCTCGGCTGGGCATTCCCGGCGCGGTACCGGAGTGTTTCGTTCGGGAAAGCGTTTATCGGGCGCTACTCGCCGCAGCACGCAGCTTACCCGAAGGGATCGGTTTAATCGTACTCGACGGCTGGCGTCCATGGCGGGTGCAGCAGTACTTATTTGATACCCTGCACGAAGCTATCCAGCAGCATCAGCCCGGCCTCAGTGAAGCGGAGCTACTGGAGCGCACACGGGAGTTTGTCTCAGTCCCCAGCCGCGACCCATTAGCACCCAGCCCACATCTCACCGGTGGCGCCGTCGATGTCACGCTATGCGATGCCGATGGCCTGCCACTGGATATGGGGACGCTGTTTGATGAAGCGATACCTGCCTCTCATAGCGACTATTTCGAGCGCCTGGAAACGCTAACGCCGCAGCAAGTCAACGCCCGCGATCATCGCCGCCTGCTGTATCACACCATGCAACAGCAAGGCTTCACTAACCTGCCTAGCGAGTGGTGGCACTTCGATTACGGCGATCAATTATGGGCCTACTACGGGTCACATCAGCAGGCGCATTACGGCCCGGCAGAGTTGGACACCATTGAGAATCGCTGGCGCCGACAGCTGTAG
- a CDS encoding efflux RND transporter permease subunit, with protein sequence MQRIEWLFNRRLVALTLGLLVVAGLSAIQTLPRAEDPHLIARMATVLAPFPGATPEQVEALVARPIENELRTISEIQVLESTSRQGIAVISLELEDAVFDVTPVWSRVRDKLGDIAPTLPAGVQTPELLDDRGYAFSMVAALRWTLDSSPNPQLMERYAERLEDQFRRVAGTEYTHLFGVAGEQVEVMVDPLELNALGLSVGQLAAAIEASDGRRTAGEVVTQGHRLTVGLSGEFDTLDRLRDIDVAIRQGQTVRLGEIAQLRRGVQDPPAAMALLNGERAVFVGARMAPGQRIDVWVERAQQQLMAFADELPVGLDVEEVFEQASYTNQRLSDVASSLLMGLVLVVAILFLTMGWRSAITVGLAIPATALLTLAFFKPLGIDIHQMSITGIIVALGLMVDNAIVMTNALRERLLQGDSVIAATRDALRHLAVPLLASTLTTILAFMPIVLMPGPAGEFVGPLAMAVMVALVSSYLVSLLLVPALSPMLLANVANKLSGSKDNVVKRGFRRTVRSALRHPVAAMIITLCVPVGGIALMPTLDVAFFPPADRDQFHIEVRLPPASSMANTAALAYEAEALIRELPGIKRVSAFIGESAPMMYYNVLTNEDNNPAFLHLIVDAESLAVTNQRVPMLQQVLDQHFLQAQSVVRKYEQGPPFKAPIELRVYGDDLDVLSSLGLELANLMHQLPQVTHVRAGMQRDLPRLTLDINQTALNDAGLTPQRLAEQVGAALSGQSAGMLLEDTQQLPVRVRYVGEWRTDAEQLAALRLVSDRVAEGLPLAAVAEVSLTPAWSVITRRNAERVQLVQGYLVADALPAVSMAQLEDFLQNALAAGEIHLPSGYRIETGGEAAERDEAVGNLLASVILLVIAMVATVVLAFNSFRRAAIVFIAGAQAMGMGIVALLLSGHAFGFVIIVGIMGLVGVAINATIIIIAAFDDDEAARQGDIDAMLAVISGPTSRHIVSTTITTFAGLIPLMMAAGGLWPPFAQTVGFGLLLATLVSFFFTPALYRLWVARASSSIGSKHAVAGNAI encoded by the coding sequence ATGCAGCGCATTGAATGGTTGTTTAACCGACGTCTAGTGGCATTAACCTTGGGGTTGCTGGTCGTTGCTGGGCTGTCGGCTATTCAAACGCTTCCTCGAGCAGAAGACCCTCATTTGATTGCGCGTATGGCTACCGTGCTCGCGCCGTTTCCTGGTGCTACGCCTGAGCAGGTTGAAGCGCTGGTAGCGCGGCCCATTGAAAACGAGTTGCGCACTATTTCAGAAATCCAAGTGCTTGAGTCTACGTCGCGCCAGGGCATCGCTGTTATCAGTCTTGAATTAGAAGACGCGGTTTTTGATGTCACTCCGGTGTGGAGCCGGGTACGAGATAAGTTAGGCGATATCGCACCAACATTGCCAGCCGGTGTGCAAACGCCAGAGCTGCTGGATGACCGCGGTTACGCCTTTAGCATGGTGGCCGCCCTGCGCTGGACATTGGATTCTTCGCCCAACCCGCAACTGATGGAGCGCTATGCTGAACGCCTAGAAGACCAGTTTAGGCGTGTTGCAGGCACGGAGTACACGCATCTGTTTGGTGTCGCTGGGGAACAGGTCGAGGTCATGGTCGATCCCTTAGAGCTAAATGCGTTGGGGCTCTCTGTTGGCCAGTTGGCCGCCGCTATTGAAGCAAGTGATGGCCGACGCACGGCAGGCGAAGTGGTCACTCAAGGCCATCGGCTAACGGTCGGGCTGAGCGGTGAGTTTGATACGTTGGACAGATTGCGCGATATCGACGTGGCTATCCGGCAAGGCCAGACGGTTAGGCTAGGTGAGATTGCACAGCTGCGCCGTGGCGTTCAGGATCCGCCTGCCGCCATGGCACTGCTTAACGGCGAACGAGCGGTGTTTGTTGGTGCCCGTATGGCCCCCGGCCAGCGTATCGATGTTTGGGTTGAACGGGCTCAGCAACAACTTATGGCGTTTGCTGACGAATTGCCCGTGGGCCTTGATGTTGAGGAGGTATTTGAACAGGCCAGTTATACCAATCAGCGCTTAAGCGATGTCGCTAGCAGCCTGCTGATGGGGTTAGTACTGGTCGTGGCTATTCTATTTTTAACCATGGGCTGGCGCTCGGCGATCACCGTGGGGCTAGCGATTCCCGCCACGGCGCTGCTCACGTTGGCGTTCTTCAAACCACTGGGTATTGATATCCACCAGATGAGCATTACCGGCATTATTGTGGCGCTGGGATTAATGGTGGATAACGCCATCGTCATGACCAATGCCCTTCGCGAGCGCTTATTGCAAGGGGATTCGGTGATTGCTGCTACCCGAGATGCCTTGCGTCATTTAGCCGTGCCGCTACTTGCCAGTACGTTGACAACAATCTTGGCGTTTATGCCAATTGTGCTAATGCCGGGGCCTGCCGGAGAGTTCGTCGGACCGCTAGCCATGGCCGTTATGGTAGCGCTGGTGAGCTCTTACCTGGTATCGCTGTTGTTAGTGCCCGCGCTATCTCCGATGTTGCTAGCCAATGTGGCGAATAAGCTGTCAGGGTCAAAAGATAACGTGGTCAAGCGTGGTTTTCGCCGTACCGTACGCAGCGCGCTGCGTCATCCGGTGGCTGCCATGATCATAACGTTATGCGTGCCTGTGGGCGGCATCGCGCTAATGCCAACGCTAGACGTCGCGTTTTTTCCACCGGCAGACCGTGATCAATTCCACATTGAAGTACGCTTGCCACCGGCTAGCAGCATGGCCAATACCGCAGCGTTGGCCTACGAAGCCGAGGCCCTTATCCGAGAGCTGCCGGGAATCAAGCGGGTGTCGGCATTTATCGGCGAAAGTGCCCCCATGATGTACTACAACGTATTGACCAATGAGGATAACAACCCCGCGTTTTTGCACTTGATTGTCGATGCCGAGTCGTTAGCGGTGACGAATCAGCGAGTGCCAATGCTGCAGCAGGTACTTGATCAGCACTTTCTGCAGGCGCAAAGCGTGGTGCGTAAGTATGAACAGGGGCCTCCGTTTAAAGCCCCGATTGAGCTACGGGTCTACGGTGATGACTTGGACGTACTGTCATCGCTGGGGCTCGAACTAGCGAATCTAATGCACCAGTTGCCTCAGGTGACCCATGTGCGCGCAGGCATGCAGCGCGACCTGCCCAGGTTAACGTTAGATATCAACCAAACGGCGCTTAACGATGCAGGCCTAACGCCACAACGCCTAGCGGAACAAGTTGGCGCAGCACTGTCGGGTCAGTCTGCCGGCATGCTGCTGGAAGATACCCAGCAGTTACCCGTTCGAGTGCGTTATGTTGGTGAATGGCGTACCGATGCGGAACAGCTTGCTGCGCTGCGCTTAGTCAGTGATCGCGTCGCCGAGGGATTGCCGCTAGCGGCAGTAGCGGAGGTATCGCTAACGCCAGCCTGGAGCGTGATTACTCGACGTAATGCTGAACGGGTACAGTTGGTGCAAGGCTACTTGGTGGCCGATGCGTTGCCGGCGGTTTCCATGGCGCAGCTAGAAGACTTTCTGCAAAACGCGCTAGCAGCAGGAGAGATTCATCTCCCTTCTGGTTATCGCATTGAAACCGGTGGGGAGGCCGCTGAACGTGACGAAGCCGTGGGTAACCTGCTGGCCTCGGTGATACTGCTGGTAATTGCCATGGTGGCAACGGTCGTGCTGGCGTTTAATTCCTTTCGCCGCGCAGCCATCGTGTTTATTGCTGGGGCTCAGGCGATGGGCATGGGTATTGTGGCGCTGTTATTAAGCGGCCATGCCTTCGGTTTTGTCATTATTGTCGGCATTATGGGGCTAGTGGGCGTGGCGATTAATGCCACTATTATCATCATTGCTGCGTTTGACGACGATGAGGCTGCACGCCAAGGCGATATCGATGCCATGTTAGCGGTGATTAGCGGCCCCACCAGTCGTCATATTGTCTCAACGACGATCACCACTTTCGCCGGATTAATTCCATTGATGATGGCGGCAGGTGGATTGTGGCCACCTTTTGCGCAAACCGTCGGGTTTGGGCTGCTTTTGGCAACGCTGGTGTCGTTTTTCTTTACCCCAGCGCTTTATCGGCTTTGGGTAGCAAGAGCAAGCTCGTCTATCGGTAGCAAGCATGCGGTAGCGGGAAACGCAATCTGA
- a CDS encoding efflux RND transporter periplasmic adaptor subunit, translating to MGTPFNTSWRHRRRGTLAALIMISITAVAVVTLSSQHSRAQLADQQGADNALLQVATQTLAHSEQLERDVRLTGRVVARQSVSLAFEPAGRVSEVLADRGDAVEQGDVLATLDTRRLESRLAEVAARSEEARAGLAFAQRQEEREAQLNQSNFASRTTLDQARTDRLTLQARLAALAAERDSLTADLEDSTLKAPFAGRVIERYVSVGSLVASGTAAFELIDIEQLEAHLGLPARLAATFTPGETVTLNVNQHTIGGEVRARLPHIDSDSRTQTLVVSLDASSNVVPGDLAELRYAISESASGYWVPLDALRAADRGLWNVLVAEPLEEGRFRVARASVELLHTEGDQAFVRGTLEPGIRLITSGIHRITPGQQVTLSEDVAYAAH from the coding sequence ATGGGCACCCCCTTCAATACTTCCTGGCGGCACCGACGTCGTGGCACGCTGGCTGCCTTAATCATGATTAGCATTACGGCAGTCGCGGTGGTTACGCTTAGTAGCCAGCACAGTCGAGCCCAGCTGGCTGATCAGCAAGGGGCTGATAACGCTTTGTTGCAAGTGGCTACGCAGACTCTTGCCCACTCCGAACAGCTGGAGCGGGACGTGCGTTTAACGGGTCGAGTGGTTGCACGTCAGTCTGTGTCGCTTGCCTTTGAGCCCGCTGGGCGTGTTAGCGAAGTGTTGGCTGATAGGGGGGATGCGGTTGAACAGGGCGATGTGCTGGCGACACTGGATACCCGACGCCTTGAAAGCCGTTTGGCAGAAGTAGCTGCACGCAGCGAAGAAGCCCGCGCTGGCCTTGCTTTTGCCCAGCGCCAAGAAGAGCGTGAAGCGCAACTTAATCAAAGTAACTTTGCTAGCCGCACAACGCTGGATCAGGCCCGTACAGATCGGCTAACACTTCAAGCCCGCCTTGCGGCACTGGCGGCGGAACGAGACAGCCTTACCGCAGATCTTGAAGATAGCACGTTAAAAGCGCCCTTCGCCGGACGCGTGATTGAACGTTATGTCAGTGTTGGCAGTTTAGTGGCTAGCGGCACCGCCGCGTTTGAGCTTATCGATATTGAGCAGCTCGAAGCGCACCTGGGTTTGCCTGCTCGGTTAGCGGCGACGTTTACCCCAGGCGAGACGGTCACACTCAATGTTAATCAGCATACTATTGGCGGTGAGGTGCGCGCTCGGCTACCTCACATTGACAGCGATAGCCGTACACAGACGCTGGTGGTATCGCTTGACGCTTCAAGCAATGTTGTGCCAGGAGATCTCGCTGAACTCCGCTACGCAATTTCAGAGTCTGCCAGTGGCTATTGGGTGCCGCTAGATGCTTTGCGTGCTGCCGACCGAGGGTTGTGGAACGTACTGGTGGCAGAGCCGCTAGAAGAGGGGCGTTTTCGTGTGGCTAGGGCGAGTGTGGAGTTGTTGCATACCGAGGGCGATCAAGCTTTCGTGCGCGGAACCCTCGAACCAGGAATAAGGTTAATAACTAGCGGTATTCACCGCATCACCCCAGGGCAGCAAGTCACCCTCAGCGAGGATGTGGCTTATGCAGCGCATTGA
- a CDS encoding TetR/AcrR family transcriptional regulator, producing MTDSQPLLPDKKRSAGRPKDMAKRNAMLDAAACLFFRFGLEGVTMEAVAREAGVSKVTVYGHFATKEALFGSVIQRETALIRHGLEQLPDTHEAVRQSLIEVGTGLVRFLLEPHVLAVERVMSTQGNQYPELLLAFFEAGPWATKKWLQEKLEGLACAGHLTLNAPTLAADQLCSMWQGMLVMEVRMGVRQPPSDEELHHQISRAVDVFLAAYGNH from the coding sequence ATGACTGACTCGCAACCTTTACTGCCTGACAAAAAACGCAGCGCCGGCCGCCCCAAAGATATGGCTAAGCGCAACGCGATGCTAGACGCGGCGGCCTGCCTATTCTTTCGCTTTGGACTCGAAGGGGTGACCATGGAAGCCGTTGCCCGTGAAGCGGGTGTTTCCAAAGTGACCGTGTACGGCCATTTTGCGACCAAAGAAGCGCTATTTGGCAGCGTCATTCAGCGTGAAACCGCCCTCATTCGTCATGGACTAGAACAGCTCCCCGACACTCACGAAGCCGTGCGTCAATCACTGATTGAAGTCGGCACAGGGCTCGTGCGCTTTTTGTTGGAGCCTCACGTATTAGCCGTTGAGCGTGTTATGAGTACACAGGGGAATCAGTACCCTGAACTGCTTCTGGCCTTTTTCGAAGCTGGCCCCTGGGCCACTAAAAAGTGGCTGCAGGAAAAGCTTGAGGGGCTAGCCTGCGCGGGGCATTTAACGCTTAACGCACCCACGCTAGCCGCTGACCAACTCTGTAGCATGTGGCAAGGCATGTTAGTTATGGAGGTGCGCATGGGGGTACGCCAGCCCCCAAGTGATGAAGAACTTCATCATCAGATTAGTCGCGCCGTAGATGTGTTTTTGGCGGCGTATGGAAACCATTGA